Proteins co-encoded in one Vibrio fortis genomic window:
- the rimM gene encoding ribosome maturation factor RimM (Essential for efficient processing of 16S rRNA), which translates to MSMKDKETMSKQDEKIVMGKFGATYGIRGWLKVFSYTDNAESIFDYTPWYINQKGKWVEFNVESWKRHNKGMVCKLEGLEVREEAHTLTNFEIAVDPASLPELSEDEFYWRELFGMQVVTTKGYSLGEVTDLLETGSNDVLVVKANLKDAFGQKERLIPYLEEQVIKKVDREAQRIEVDWDPGF; encoded by the coding sequence ATGTCGATGAAGGATAAAGAAACGATGAGCAAGCAAGACGAAAAAATTGTTATGGGCAAGTTTGGTGCTACCTATGGCATTCGCGGCTGGCTGAAAGTTTTTTCCTACACAGACAATGCTGAAAGCATATTCGATTACACCCCTTGGTATATTAACCAAAAGGGTAAGTGGGTTGAGTTCAATGTTGAAAGCTGGAAGCGCCATAACAAAGGTATGGTGTGTAAGCTTGAAGGGCTTGAGGTTCGTGAAGAAGCTCATACTCTGACTAACTTTGAAATCGCTGTAGACCCGGCATCACTACCTGAATTGTCAGAAGATGAATTCTACTGGCGTGAATTGTTTGGTATGCAAGTTGTTACCACTAAGGGCTATTCCCTTGGTGAGGTCACTGACCTATTAGAAACTGGCTCAAACGATGTTCTAGTGGTGAAAGCAAATCTTAAAGATGCTTTTGGCCAAAAGGAACGGTTAATCCCGTACCTTGAAGAGCAAGTGATCAAAAAAGTTGATCGCGAAGCTCAACGGATCGAAGTTGACTGGGATCCTGGATTCTAA
- the rpsP gene encoding 30S ribosomal protein S16: protein MVTIRLARHGAKKRPFYQIVVADSRNAATGRFIEKVGFFNPTAQGQEEGLRLDLDRVNHWVGQGASLSDRVAKLVKDAQKAA from the coding sequence ATGGTAACCATTCGTTTGGCACGTCACGGCGCTAAGAAGCGTCCATTCTATCAAATCGTAGTAGCGGACAGCCGCAATGCAGCAACTGGCCGTTTCATCGAGAAAGTAGGTTTCTTTAACCCTACTGCTCAAGGTCAAGAAGAAGGTCTACGTCTAGACCTAGATCGCGTTAACCACTGGGTTGGTCAAGGCGCATCTCTATCTGACCGCGTAGCTAAGCTAGTTAAAGACGCTCAAAAAGCGGCTTAA
- the trmD gene encoding tRNA (guanosine(37)-N1)-methyltransferase TrmD, whose translation MWVGVISLFPEMFRSVTDFGVTGQAVKKGLLSIETWNPRDFTHDKHRTVDDRPYGGGPGMLMMVQPLRDAIHTAKQASPGKTKVIYLSPQGRKLDQKGVEELATNENLLLICGRYEGVDERIIQSEVDEEWSIGDFVMTGGELPAMTLIDSVSRFIPGVLGDFASAEEDSFANGLLDCPHYTRPEVLDDKEVPSVLKSGNHKDIRRWRLKQSLGRTWLRRPELLENLALTDEQEQLLAEFIKEHRSETKSKQ comes from the coding sequence ATGTGGGTTGGCGTAATTAGCCTTTTTCCTGAAATGTTCCGTTCTGTTACTGATTTTGGAGTAACAGGTCAAGCGGTTAAAAAAGGTCTTTTATCGATTGAGACATGGAATCCTCGCGATTTCACTCACGATAAACATCGCACTGTTGATGACAGACCTTACGGTGGTGGTCCTGGCATGTTAATGATGGTTCAGCCTTTGCGCGACGCTATCCATACTGCCAAGCAAGCATCACCGGGGAAGACGAAAGTTATCTACCTTTCACCTCAAGGTCGCAAGCTCGACCAGAAAGGTGTTGAGGAGTTGGCAACAAATGAGAATTTACTTCTTATCTGTGGTCGCTACGAAGGGGTAGATGAGCGCATCATACAATCTGAAGTCGACGAAGAATGGTCGATTGGCGATTTTGTGATGACGGGTGGCGAACTGCCAGCCATGACGTTAATTGACTCGGTCTCACGGTTTATTCCGGGAGTCCTAGGCGATTTCGCGTCAGCAGAAGAGGATTCTTTTGCAAATGGCTTGTTAGATTGCCCTCACTATACGCGCCCTGAGGTGCTAGACGATAAAGAAGTGCCTTCGGTACTCAAGTCTGGAAACCATAAGGACATTCGTCGCTGGCGATTAAAACAATCGCTAGGCCGTACTTGGCTAAGAAGACCAGAACTCCTGGAAAACCTAGCTCTGACTGACGAACAGGAACAATTACTGGCTGAATTCATTAAAGAGCATCGCTCTGAAACGAAAAGCAAGCAGTAA
- the yacG gene encoding DNA gyrase inhibitor YacG: protein MSKKVTIVKCPQCQSDVEWGEQSPHRPFCSKQCQMIDFGEWADEENSIAGAPDMSDSDGWSEDQY from the coding sequence ATGTCTAAAAAAGTCACCATCGTTAAATGCCCACAATGTCAGAGTGATGTTGAGTGGGGTGAACAGAGTCCACACCGCCCTTTCTGTAGCAAACAGTGCCAGATGATTGATTTTGGTGAATGGGCAGACGAAGAGAATAGCATCGCTGGTGCTCCGGATATGTCTGATAGTGATGGGTGGTCAGAAGACCAGTACTAG
- the rplS gene encoding 50S ribosomal protein L19, producing MSNIIKALEEEQLKSDLPKFAPGDTVVVQVKVKEGDRERLQAFEGVVIAIRNRGLHSAFTVRKISNGEGVERTFQTHSPMVDSIEVKRRGAVRRAKLYYLRERSGKSARIKEKLAKK from the coding sequence ATGAGCAACATCATTAAAGCTCTTGAAGAAGAGCAACTAAAATCAGACCTTCCTAAATTCGCACCAGGTGACACTGTTGTAGTTCAGGTTAAGGTAAAAGAAGGTGACCGTGAGCGTCTACAGGCTTTCGAAGGCGTTGTAATCGCTATTCGTAACCGTGGTCTTCACTCTGCATTCACAGTTCGTAAGATCTCGAACGGTGAAGGTGTTGAGCGTACGTTCCAAACTCACTCTCCAATGGTTGATAGCATTGAAGTTAAACGCCGCGGTGCAGTACGTCGTGCCAAGCTGTACTACCTACGTGAGCGTTCTGGTAAGTCTGCTCGTATTAAAGAGAAGCTTGCTAAGAAGTAA